One genomic window of Mesoplodon densirostris isolate mMesDen1 chromosome 14, mMesDen1 primary haplotype, whole genome shotgun sequence includes the following:
- the NDUFAF7 gene encoding protein arginine methyltransferase NDUFAF7, mitochondrial isoform X1 yields the protein MSVLAAAGAGRLCAGRLFAVRAVLPCLWRGKYFSSGNEPAENNPVTPMLRHLMYKIKSTGPITVAEYMKEVLTNPAKGYYVNRDMLGEKGDFITSPEISQIFGELLGIWFISEWIATGKNAAFQLVELGPGRGTLLGDILRVFSQLASVLKNCDISIHLVEVSQKLSEIQALTLTEEKVLLERNAGSPVYMKGVTKSGIPISWYRDLQDVPKEYSFYLAHEFFDVLPVHKFQKTPHGWREVLIDIDPQVSDKLRFVLAPGATPAEAFIQCDETRDHVEVCPDAGVIIQELSQRISLTGGAALIADYGHDGNKTDTFRGFCGHRLHDVLIAPGTADLTADVDFSYLCRMSQGKVASLGPIKQQTFLRNMGIDVRLKVLLDKSDEPSLRRQLLQGYDMLMNPTKMGERFNFFALIPHQRLHSRNHQMNACQSKPSPSPVAGFAELAWQ from the exons ATGAGCGTCTTGGCTGCGGCAGGCGCTGGGCGGCTGTGCGCTGGGCGGCTGTTCGCCGTGCGCGCGG tccttccttgtctttggAGAGGAAAGTACTTCAGCTCCGGGAATGAGCCGGCAGAAAACAACCCGGTGACCCCTATGCTGCGGCATCTTATGTACAAAATCAAGTCTACTGGTCCCATCACCGTGGCCGAGTACATGAAGGAGGTCTTGACCAATCCAGCCAAG GGCTATTATGTGAACCGTGACATGCTAGGAGAAAAAGGAGATTTCATTACTTCACCTGAAATAAGTCAGATCTTTGGGGAG CTCCTAGGGATATGGTTCATCAGTGAATGGATAGCCACTGGAAAAAATGCAGCTTTCCAACTGGTGGAACTGGGCCCAGGCAGGGGTACCCTCTTGGGAGATATTTTGAGG gtGTTTAGTCAGCTTGCATCTGTGCTGAAAAACTGTGACATTTCAATACATCTGGTAGAGGTGAGCCAAAAATTAAGTGAGATTCAAGCATTAACTTTGACTGAAGAGAAGGTCCTATTAGAGCGAAATGCTGGATCCCCCGTATATATGAAAGGTGTCACTAAGTCTGGAATTCCAATTTCCTGGTACCGAGATCTGCAAGATGTTCCAAAAG aGTACAGCTTTTATCTTGCACATGAATTTTTCGATGTTCTTCCTGTGCATAAGTTTCAG AAAACACCACACGGATGGCGAGAAGTACTTATTGACATTGATCCACAGGTTTCTGATAAACTGAGATTTGTTTTGGCGCCTGGTGCCACCCCAGCAGAAGCCTTCATACAA TGTGATGAAACAAGGGATCACGTGGAAGTGTGTCCTGATGCTGGCGTTATTATTCAGGAACTTTCTCAACGCATTTCACTAACTGGAGGTGCTGCCCTGATTGCTGATTATGGTCATGATGGAAATAAAACAGATACCTTCAGA GGGTTTTGTGGCCACAGGCTTCATGATGTCTTAATTGCCCCGGGAACAGCAGACCTCACAGCTGACGTGGACTTCAGTTACTTGTGCAGAATGTCCCAGGGGAAAGTAGCTTCTCTGGGTCCaataaaacagcaaacatttttaagaaatatggGCATTGATGTCCGGCTGAAG gttCTTTTAGATAAATCAGATGAGCCATCACTGAGGCGGCAGTTACTTCAGGGCTATGATATGTTAATGAATCCTACGAAGATGGGAGAAAGATTTAACTTTTTTGCCTTGATACCTCATCAGAGACTTCATAGTAGAAATCATCAGATGAATGCATGTCAGTCAAAACCCTCTCCATCACCTGTAGCTGGGTTTGCTGAACTTGCTTGGCAGTGA
- the NDUFAF7 gene encoding protein arginine methyltransferase NDUFAF7, mitochondrial isoform X2: protein MSVLAAAGAGRLCAGRLFAVRAVLPCLWRGKYFSSGNEPAENNPVTPMLRHLMYKIKSTGPITVAEYMKEVLTNPAKLLGIWFISEWIATGKNAAFQLVELGPGRGTLLGDILRVFSQLASVLKNCDISIHLVEVSQKLSEIQALTLTEEKVLLERNAGSPVYMKGVTKSGIPISWYRDLQDVPKEYSFYLAHEFFDVLPVHKFQKTPHGWREVLIDIDPQVSDKLRFVLAPGATPAEAFIQCDETRDHVEVCPDAGVIIQELSQRISLTGGAALIADYGHDGNKTDTFRGFCGHRLHDVLIAPGTADLTADVDFSYLCRMSQGKVASLGPIKQQTFLRNMGIDVRLKVLLDKSDEPSLRRQLLQGYDMLMNPTKMGERFNFFALIPHQRLHSRNHQMNACQSKPSPSPVAGFAELAWQ, encoded by the exons ATGAGCGTCTTGGCTGCGGCAGGCGCTGGGCGGCTGTGCGCTGGGCGGCTGTTCGCCGTGCGCGCGG tccttccttgtctttggAGAGGAAAGTACTTCAGCTCCGGGAATGAGCCGGCAGAAAACAACCCGGTGACCCCTATGCTGCGGCATCTTATGTACAAAATCAAGTCTACTGGTCCCATCACCGTGGCCGAGTACATGAAGGAGGTCTTGACCAATCCAGCCAAG CTCCTAGGGATATGGTTCATCAGTGAATGGATAGCCACTGGAAAAAATGCAGCTTTCCAACTGGTGGAACTGGGCCCAGGCAGGGGTACCCTCTTGGGAGATATTTTGAGG gtGTTTAGTCAGCTTGCATCTGTGCTGAAAAACTGTGACATTTCAATACATCTGGTAGAGGTGAGCCAAAAATTAAGTGAGATTCAAGCATTAACTTTGACTGAAGAGAAGGTCCTATTAGAGCGAAATGCTGGATCCCCCGTATATATGAAAGGTGTCACTAAGTCTGGAATTCCAATTTCCTGGTACCGAGATCTGCAAGATGTTCCAAAAG aGTACAGCTTTTATCTTGCACATGAATTTTTCGATGTTCTTCCTGTGCATAAGTTTCAG AAAACACCACACGGATGGCGAGAAGTACTTATTGACATTGATCCACAGGTTTCTGATAAACTGAGATTTGTTTTGGCGCCTGGTGCCACCCCAGCAGAAGCCTTCATACAA TGTGATGAAACAAGGGATCACGTGGAAGTGTGTCCTGATGCTGGCGTTATTATTCAGGAACTTTCTCAACGCATTTCACTAACTGGAGGTGCTGCCCTGATTGCTGATTATGGTCATGATGGAAATAAAACAGATACCTTCAGA GGGTTTTGTGGCCACAGGCTTCATGATGTCTTAATTGCCCCGGGAACAGCAGACCTCACAGCTGACGTGGACTTCAGTTACTTGTGCAGAATGTCCCAGGGGAAAGTAGCTTCTCTGGGTCCaataaaacagcaaacatttttaagaaatatggGCATTGATGTCCGGCTGAAG gttCTTTTAGATAAATCAGATGAGCCATCACTGAGGCGGCAGTTACTTCAGGGCTATGATATGTTAATGAATCCTACGAAGATGGGAGAAAGATTTAACTTTTTTGCCTTGATACCTCATCAGAGACTTCATAGTAGAAATCATCAGATGAATGCATGTCAGTCAAAACCCTCTCCATCACCTGTAGCTGGGTTTGCTGAACTTGCTTGGCAGTGA